A stretch of Triticum aestivum cultivar Chinese Spring chromosome 1D, IWGSC CS RefSeq v2.1, whole genome shotgun sequence DNA encodes these proteins:
- the LOC123181539 gene encoding protein PLASTID MOVEMENT IMPAIRED 1: MAGLGGGGGLSDYLDRPNAIHRRTASLAIARSGDDGPRIMDGVGREGRRARSSRRLSLSSWLGPRSRPLPADDTTSVDSRSRGFEGSGSAKGKPSAWSSWKPVRALSRIGKRRAGCLFSIEVAAVRGVPASMDGLRLAVSVRKAETKDGAMQTMPARVSHDGTAEFDETLFVKCNLYFTGGPGTGKPLKLEPRRFVLSVVPVEVPDIRLGTYTVDVSSLVLDSLQKSSEGRRVRWFDRAFGLAGKAAGGELLLKLGFQLMEDAGLRLYTQAAGRSSRDVSVSPSRARVHNKNSFSVASTTPKLSTSDGAISPSMRAYRQLVDRLNIDKRPEDDELSTASGAGDVDYVIPEYEVVDKGVETVKEVVHFQDQRDVLRELDSIGEQIEAIEALMASGGKKSPTGAGQQPRLDADEEMVTVEFLRKLEAVDDDKFRKLKQPMTPRSSESQKKAPVVPDLGQSLGPAVQTRDGGFLVSMNPYNVPLASRDVPPVLAMQVSRPFVLPSAMAATGFDVLQKMAAAGGPDEVRDKVASLGRMESLTGKTPEQVGFEGIAEAVIGGRRTEGGASSSAARSVRLVRKLATALSEGRMERVATGIWSAGNDPETLDEVLAFSLQKLEAMAVDALMIQAEMADEEPPFEVAPAAGETNVFDALVPSDEWSESRGGSDGRVTLVAAIQLRDPSRRYEAVGAPMIAVVQSARMLGAAGLSGGRFKVRSLHVGGVQTRCLSGVGGSASWRAERQKLTAMQWTLAHGPGRAAKRVQTPPSSRAARVRQQQRRPDVVWSLSSRVLAGMWLKTVRNPDVKISAAGST, encoded by the coding sequence ATGGCCGGACTGGGAGGAGGCGGCGGTCTCAGCGACTACCTTGACCGGCCCAACGCCATCCACCGCCGCACCGCGTCGCTCGCCATCGCGCGGTCCGGCGACGATGGACCGCGCATCATGGATGGGGTTGGGCGGGAGGGTCGGAGGGCGCGCTCGTCGCGCCGTCTCTCGCTGTCGTCGTGGCTCGGGCCGCGCTCCAGGCCTCTGCCGGCCGACGACACCACGTCCGTGGACTCGAGAAGCCGAGGATTCGAGGGGAGTGGCAGCGCCAAGGGGAAGCCGTCGGCGTGGAGCAGCTGGAAGCCCGTGCGCGCGCTCTCTCGCATCGGGAAGCGCCGCGCCGGGTGCCTCTTCTCCATCGAGGTGGCCGCCGTGCGCGGCGTGCCGGCCTCCATGGACGGCCTCCGCCTCGCCGTCTCCGTCCGCAAGGCCGAGACCAAGGACGGCGCGATGCAGACCATGCCGGCCCGGGTGTCGCACGATGGCACCGCGGAGTTCGACGAGACGCTCTTCGTCAAATGCAACCTCTACTTCACCGGCGGCCCGGGCACCGGGAAGCCCCTCAAGCTCGAGCCTCGCCGGTTCGTTCTGTCCGTCGTCCCCGTCGAGGTGCCGGACATCCGTCTGGGGACGTACACCGTCGACGTGAGCTCGCTTGTGCTGGACTCCCTCCAGAAGAGCTCCGAGGGACGCCGCGTCCGGTGGTTCGACAGGGCGTTCGGACTCGCCGGCAAGGCCGCCGGTGGCGAGCTCCTGCTCAAGCTGGGGTTCCAGCTCATGGAGGACGCGGGGCTCCGTCTCTACACGCAAGCCGCGGGGAGATCGTCGAGGGACGTGTCCGTGTCCCCCTCCCGGGCGAGGGTTCACAACAAGAACTCGTTCAGCGTCGCCAGTACGACGCCCAAGCTTTCAACGTCCGACGGAGCCATCTCGCCTTCCATGAGAGCTTACAGGCAGCTGGTAGACAGGCTCAACATCGACAAGCGTCCCGAAGACGACGAGCTCTCCACCGCAAGTGGCGCTGGCGACGTCGACTATGTCATCCCGGAGTACGAGGTGGTCGACAAGGGCGTCGAGACGGTCAAAGAGGTCGTCCACTTCCAGGACCAGCGCGACGTGCTACGCGAGCTCGACTCCATTGGCGAGCAGATCGAAGCCATCGAGGCGCTGATGGCGAGCGGCGGCAAGAAGTCGCCGACGGGAGCCGGTCAGCAGCCGCGGCTCGATGCGGATGAAGAGATGGTGACCGTTGAGTTTCTTAGGAAGCTCGAGGCAGTGGACGACGACAAGTTCAGGAAGCTGAAGCAGCCCATGACACCAAGATCAAGCGAGTCGCAGAAGAAGGCGCCCGTGGTGCCGGACTTGGGACAAAGCCTTGGCCCGGCGGTGCAAACGCGTGACGGCGGGTTCTTGGTGTCGATGAACCCGTACAACGTGCCGCTTGCAAGCAGAGACGTACCCCCGGTGCTCGCCATGCAGGTATCGAGGCCGTTCGTGCTGCCAAGTGCCATGGCCGCGACTGGATTCGATGTGCTCCAGAAGATGGCGGCCGCGGGCGGACCCGACGAGGTTCGGGACAAGGTGGCGTCGCTAGGGCGCATGGAAAGCCTTACCGGAAAGACGCCCGAGCAAGTGGGTTTCGAGGGCATCGCGGAGGCGGTCATCGGCGGTAGGCGGACCGAGGGTGGCGCGAGCTCAAGCGCGGCGCGGTCGGTCAGGCTCGTCCGGAAGCTCGCCACCGCCTTGTCCGAGGGCCGGATGGAGCGCGTCGCCACCGGCATCTGGAGCGCGGGAAACGATCCGGAGACGTTGGATGAGGTACTCGCATTCTCGTTACAGAAGCTCGAGGCCATGGCCGTGGACGCGCTCATGATCCAGGCCGAGATGGCCGACGAGGAGCCGCCGTTCGAGGTAGCGCCGGCTGCGGGGGAAACGAACGTGTTCGACGCGCTGGTGCCGTCCGACGAGTGGTCCGAGTCCCGTGGCGGCTCGGACGGCCGCGTCACGCTGGTGGCGGCCATCCAGCTGCGTGACCCGTCCCGGCGCTACGAGGCGGTGGGGGCGCCGATGATCGCCGTCGTCCAGTCGGCGCGGATGCTGGGCGCGGCGGGGCTCAGCGGGGGGAGGTTCAAGGTGAGGAGCCTGCACGTGGGCGGAGTGCAGACGAGGTGCTTGTCGGGAGTCGGCGGAAGCGCGAGCTGGCGCGCCGAGCGGCAGAAGTTGACGGCGATGCAGTGGACGCTCGCCCACGGGCCGGGCCGCGCCGCCAAGAGGGTGCAGACGCCGCCATCGTCGCGGGCAGCGAGGGtgaggcagcagcagcggcggccagACGTCGTCTGGAGCCTGTCGTCGAGGGTGCTCGCCGGGATGTGGCTCAAGACGGTGCGGAACCCGGACGTGAAGATCAGCGCCGCCGGCAGCACGTGA